Proteins found in one Limnothrix sp. FACHB-406 genomic segment:
- a CDS encoding CO2 hydration protein, protein MLSMTATHPLNSTIERLLQGEAMLKDSPSNVLEVVGILHSYGIVLDAYSNNLNYIALHQFLRFFPFFKYFNGEISLPKLLKHWRHDRINFEYAEYCMKAMFWHGGGRYDNYLDSPEFIALAKKAIRARFAKNPIVLGMDQLFPEFLLEQVRQLAYYRALGQFWRIMSDMFMSLSDQYDRRKITTIPQVVQHIQDGLVAGANSPIEYAVELGGVTYDIVPRSAKMTFLMDAAVPYVEAVFFRGTPFSGTISYNAQAARIPTEQGDFAYGALYADPLPVGGAGIPPTLLMQDMRHFVPDYLHQFYENSLRHEDDLLVKICQSFQKSMYCVTTAALRGLAPHPLESVDPAHQSANIAYLNGWMDRFISSQLGNVNRD, encoded by the coding sequence ATGCTCTCTATGACTGCCACCCATCCCCTAAACAGCACGATCGAGCGGCTCTTGCAAGGGGAAGCCATGCTGAAAGATAGCCCCAGCAACGTGCTGGAAGTGGTGGGCATTCTGCATAGCTACGGCATTGTTTTAGATGCCTATTCTAACAACCTAAACTATATTGCTCTGCATCAGTTTTTGCGATTTTTTCCATTTTTTAAATACTTTAATGGCGAAATTTCGCTACCGAAGTTACTGAAACATTGGCGGCATGATCGAATCAATTTTGAATATGCCGAATATTGCATGAAGGCTATGTTCTGGCATGGGGGCGGCCGATATGATAACTATCTAGATTCACCAGAATTTATTGCCCTGGCCAAAAAAGCGATTCGGGCCCGTTTTGCCAAAAACCCGATCGTCTTGGGAATGGATCAGCTCTTTCCTGAGTTTTTGCTAGAACAAGTGCGGCAATTAGCCTATTACCGAGCCTTGGGGCAATTTTGGCGAATCATGAGCGACATGTTCATGAGCCTTTCAGATCAGTACGATCGCCGCAAAATCACCACCATTCCCCAAGTGGTTCAACATATCCAAGATGGTCTGGTGGCGGGGGCCAATTCCCCCATTGAATATGCCGTGGAATTGGGCGGGGTGACCTATGACATTGTGCCCCGATCGGCCAAGATGACCTTCCTAATGGATGCGGCTGTGCCCTACGTGGAGGCGGTCTTTTTCCGAGGAACCCCCTTCAGCGGCACGATTTCCTACAATGCCCAAGCGGCCCGCATTCCCACCGAACAGGGCGATTTTGCCTATGGTGCGCTCTATGCTGACCCGTTGCCCGTGGGCGGCGCAGGCATTCCGCCAACCCTCCTGATGCAGGACATGCGGCATTTTGTGCCCGATTATTTGCACCAATTCTATGAAAATAGCCTGCGCCATGAAGACGATTTATTGGTGAAAATTTGCCAATCATTTCAAAAGTCCATGTATTGTGTCACCACGGCGGCTCTGCGTGGCTTGGCTCCCCATCCCCTGGAGTCGGTTGACCCGGCCCATCAATCGGCTAATATTGCCTACTTGAATGGTTGGATGGATCGGTTTATTTCGTCGCAGCTTGGCAATGTGAACCGTGATTAG
- a CDS encoding NADH-quinone oxidoreductase subunit M yields MLSLLVWIPIVGAIAIALWPGKVNATQARQAAILNWIGLTIITGVIVTQFDPGTDRLSLVESFPWIDRLGLSYSLAIDGLSFPLVVLNTMLVGIAIFSTNEAINRPRFYYSLLLLLTSGVYGAFLAQDLLLFFLFYELELIPLYFLIAIWGGARRGYAATKFLIYTAVSGILILAAFLGLASAAGFSTFGYEPLREFAIAQATAPESLLPAASQLLLLALLVVGFGIKIPLVPLHTWLPDAHVEASTPISVLLAGVLLKLGTYGLIRFGLGMFPEAWTQIAPWMAAWAVVSVLYGSFAAISEGIANGDMKRLVAYSSVGHMGFILLATAAATPVSLMGAEFQMVAHGLISGLLFLLVGIVYKKVGTRQLSALSGLFNPQRGLPVVGSLMVLGVMASSGIPGMAGFIAEFLIFRGSFPTYPIYTLLCMVGTGLTAVYFLILLNQSFFGRLTERVANLPSVSWLDRAPAIALAVPIALFGLQPSWLAYWSEPVTTAIALAAHHSP; encoded by the coding sequence CTGCTGAGTTTGTTGGTTTGGATTCCCATTGTCGGCGCGATCGCGATCGCCCTTTGGCCCGGCAAAGTCAACGCCACCCAGGCCCGCCAGGCGGCCATCTTGAACTGGATTGGCCTGACAATTATTACCGGAGTGATCGTGACCCAATTTGACCCCGGCACCGATCGCCTGTCCCTGGTTGAATCCTTCCCCTGGATCGATCGACTCGGCCTCAGCTACAGCCTCGCCATCGATGGCCTGTCCTTCCCGCTGGTGGTGCTCAACACCATGCTGGTCGGCATCGCCATCTTCAGCACCAACGAAGCCATCAACCGCCCCCGGTTTTACTACAGCCTGCTGTTGTTACTCACCAGCGGTGTCTATGGAGCTTTCCTAGCCCAAGACCTGCTGCTGTTCTTCCTGTTCTATGAACTAGAACTCATCCCGCTCTATTTCCTAATTGCCATTTGGGGCGGGGCCCGGCGCGGCTATGCGGCCACCAAATTTTTGATCTACACGGCCGTTTCTGGAATCTTGATCTTGGCCGCCTTCCTAGGATTAGCCAGCGCCGCCGGTTTCAGCACCTTTGGCTATGAACCCCTGCGGGAATTTGCGATCGCCCAAGCCACCGCCCCCGAATCCCTCTTGCCTGCCGCGTCCCAACTCTTGCTGCTGGCGCTGCTCGTGGTGGGCTTTGGCATCAAAATTCCCCTGGTTCCTCTCCATACCTGGCTGCCCGATGCCCACGTGGAAGCCTCCACACCCATCTCCGTTCTGCTAGCCGGTGTGCTGCTGAAGCTGGGAACCTATGGCTTAATCCGGTTTGGGTTGGGCATGTTCCCCGAAGCCTGGACCCAAATTGCACCTTGGATGGCCGCCTGGGCCGTGGTGAGCGTGCTCTATGGTTCCTTTGCCGCCATTTCCGAAGGCATCGCCAATGGGGACATGAAACGCCTGGTCGCCTACAGTTCCGTGGGGCACATGGGGTTTATTTTGCTGGCGACGGCAGCGGCCACCCCCGTCAGCCTCATGGGTGCGGAATTTCAGATGGTGGCCCATGGCTTGATTTCTGGCCTGTTGTTTCTGCTGGTGGGGATTGTTTATAAAAAGGTGGGCACTCGCCAACTGAGCGCCCTCAGCGGGTTGTTTAATCCCCAACGGGGGTTGCCGGTGGTGGGGTCGCTGATGGTGTTGGGGGTGATGGCCAGCAGTGGCATTCCCGGAATGGCGGGCTTCATTGCGGAGTTTTTGATCTTCCGAGGCAGCTTCCCCACCTATCCGATCTATACCTTGCTCTGCATGGTTGGCACGGGGCTAACGGCGGTCTATTTCCTGATTTTGCTGAATCAGTCGTTTTTTGGGCGGCTGACGGAGCGGGTGGCCAATTTGCCCTCGGTGAGTTGGCTCGATCGGGCCCCGGCCATTGCCTTGGCTGTCCCGATCGCCCTGTTTGGTCTGCAACCCAGTTGGCTAGCCTACTGGAGCGAGCCGGTCACCACCGCGATCGCCCTAGCGGCCCATCACAGTCCCTAA
- a CDS encoding NAD(P)H-quinone oxidoreductase subunit F, giving the protein MTQWLVQTVWLVPAYGLIGALMTLPWATGTIRRTGPRPAAYINLLMTILAAIHGGWLFREFWGQEAQYLSFNWLEVADFKLSFVLEVSPVSLGAMELVTGLSLVAQVYSLGYLEKDWGLARFFAMMGFFEGAMSGLAISDSLLLSYCLLEMLTLSTYLIVGYWYAQPLAVTGARDAFLTKRVGDILLLMGTLALSTLSGSLNFSDLADWAQTAQLTDWQAGLLAIALIAGPTGKCAQFPLHLWLDEAMEGPNPASLMRNSIVVACGAYVLIKLAPVLALSPLGSAIPIALGTMTAIGASLVGIAQIDLKRALSHTTSAYLGLVFIAVGLQQTDVALLLLLTHAIAKAALFTSIGGVILNTSTQDMTQMGGLWSKMPVSTMAFVAGSMGMVALLPLGSFWAMERWLSEPAMPSWSIAVVLLVNGLTALNLARVFGLVFGGSTQPKTRRAPEVGWTMAVPIVSSIVLTLLVPLMLERWQLLLTRVGMLQFPITETIALVTSAALGAAIGIAIYSFGVVARPVKLPIPALQDLLAYDFYIDRIYRFTIALVVGAAARFTAWIDRYVIDGLVNLVGVAALFGGEGLKYSTSGQSQGYVLVVLISVSMMVVLAGWSLAQLWF; this is encoded by the coding sequence CTGACTCAATGGCTGGTGCAAACCGTCTGGCTTGTGCCGGCCTATGGCTTGATTGGGGCGTTGATGACCCTGCCTTGGGCCACGGGAACCATCCGACGCACGGGGCCCCGGCCCGCCGCCTACATCAACCTATTGATGACGATTTTGGCCGCCATCCACGGCGGTTGGCTGTTTCGGGAGTTTTGGGGTCAGGAGGCGCAATACCTCAGTTTTAATTGGCTGGAGGTGGCGGATTTCAAGCTCTCCTTTGTCTTGGAGGTTTCTCCGGTCAGTTTGGGGGCCATGGAGCTGGTCACAGGGCTGAGTTTGGTGGCGCAGGTCTACTCTCTAGGTTACTTGGAAAAGGACTGGGGCTTAGCGCGATTCTTCGCCATGATGGGCTTTTTTGAAGGGGCCATGAGCGGCTTAGCGATTAGCGATTCTTTGCTGTTGAGCTACTGCCTGCTAGAGATGCTGACCCTTTCCACCTATCTGATCGTGGGCTATTGGTATGCACAGCCCTTGGCCGTTACAGGGGCCCGCGATGCTTTTCTGACCAAGCGGGTGGGGGATATTTTGCTGCTGATGGGGACATTGGCCCTTTCGACCCTCAGCGGCAGTTTGAATTTTTCGGACTTGGCGGATTGGGCCCAAACGGCTCAGTTAACGGACTGGCAAGCAGGTTTGCTGGCGATCGCCCTCATTGCGGGGCCCACGGGCAAATGTGCCCAATTTCCGCTGCACCTGTGGCTGGACGAAGCCATGGAAGGGCCCAATCCAGCTTCCCTGATGCGGAATTCGATCGTGGTGGCCTGTGGAGCCTATGTGCTGATTAAGCTGGCTCCGGTGTTGGCCCTGTCGCCCTTGGGGTCGGCGATTCCCATTGCCTTGGGAACCATGACGGCGATCGGGGCTTCGTTGGTGGGAATTGCCCAAATTGACCTGAAGCGGGCCCTGTCCCACACCACCAGCGCCTATCTGGGGTTGGTGTTCATTGCGGTGGGGTTGCAACAAACGGATGTGGCGTTGCTGTTGCTGCTGACCCATGCGATCGCGAAGGCGGCTCTGTTCACCAGCATTGGCGGTGTCATTCTGAACACCAGCACCCAAGACATGACCCAAATGGGCGGCCTGTGGTCAAAAATGCCCGTTTCGACTATGGCTTTTGTGGCTGGCTCCATGGGGATGGTCGCCCTGTTGCCCTTGGGATCCTTTTGGGCCATGGAGCGGTGGCTCAGTGAGCCAGCCATGCCCAGTTGGTCGATCGCGGTGGTCTTGCTGGTGAATGGCTTGACAGCACTGAACTTGGCCCGGGTGTTTGGGCTGGTGTTTGGTGGCTCCACACAACCCAAAACTCGCCGGGCCCCGGAGGTGGGCTGGACTATGGCCGTGCCGATCGTGTCCTCGATCGTCCTGACCCTGTTGGTTCCCTTGATGTTGGAGCGGTGGCAACTGCTGTTAACCCGGGTGGGAATGCTGCAATTTCCGATCACAGAAACGATCGCCCTGGTGACTTCGGCGGCCCTGGGCGCGGCGATCGGGATTGCCATCTATAGCTTTGGGGTTGTGGCGCGGCCGGTGAAGTTGCCGATTCCAGCCCTGCAAGACCTGTTGGCCTACGACTTTTATATCGATCGAATCTATCGGTTCACCATTGCCCTCGTGGTCGGGGCGGCGGCCCGGTTCACGGCCTGGATCGATCGCTACGTCATTGACGGCCTGGTGAATTTGGTCGGGGTAGCGGCCCTGTTTGGTGGCGAGGGCTTGAAATACAGCACCTCCGGCCAATCCCAAGGCTACGTTTTGGTGGTGCTGATCAGCGTCAGCATGATGGTGGTCTTGGCTGGATGGTCTCTGGCGCAACTGTGGTTCTAG
- a CDS encoding carbon dioxide-concentrating mechanism protein CcmK: protein MPIAVGMIETRGFPAVVEAADAMVKAARVTLVGYEKIGSARVTVIVRGDVSEVQASVAAGVESVRRVNGGEVVSTHIIARPHENLEYVLPIRYTEAVQQFSE, encoded by the coding sequence ATGCCTATTGCAGTCGGAATGATTGAAACCCGTGGTTTTCCCGCCGTTGTGGAAGCCGCTGATGCGATGGTGAAGGCCGCTCGGGTGACCTTGGTGGGCTACGAAAAGATTGGTAGCGCCCGCGTGACCGTAATCGTCCGTGGCGATGTGTCGGAAGTGCAAGCTTCCGTGGCCGCTGGCGTGGAATCTGTGCGCCGCGTGAACGGTGGTGAAGTGGTTTCGACCCACATCATTGCCCGTCCCCACGAAAACCTGGAGTATGTGCTGCCGATCCGCTACACCGAGGCAGTGCAACAGTTCTCGGAATAG
- a CDS encoding EutN/CcmL family microcompartment protein: protein MQIARVCGTVVSTQKEPSLRGVKFLLVQLVDAAGQLTPKYEVVADGVGAGMDEWVLVARGSAARQVEGGEGRPIDAAAIAIIDTVSAENMRLYSKSDEDRLLLPNNARLPN, encoded by the coding sequence ATGCAAATTGCACGGGTCTGCGGCACGGTGGTTAGCACCCAAAAGGAACCCAGCCTACGGGGTGTGAAGTTTCTGTTAGTGCAGTTGGTCGATGCGGCTGGTCAGCTCACGCCGAAATATGAGGTGGTGGCTGACGGGGTGGGGGCTGGCATGGATGAATGGGTGCTGGTGGCCCGGGGCAGTGCTGCTCGTCAAGTGGAGGGGGGCGAAGGTCGTCCAATTGACGCGGCGGCCATTGCGATCATCGACACCGTGAGCGCTGAGAATATGCGCTTGTACAGCAAGAGTGATGAAGACCGGCTGCTGTTGCCCAATAATGCCCGGTTGCCGAATTAG